In the Brockia lithotrophica genome, GTCGTAAAGACACCGAGACGTACGACTTCCGCCCCGACCGAGAGAAAGCCCGCAACCAAGGCGCACTCGAGGAGCGTCCCCGAAATCCGCGGATCGCGGCCTACGACGATCTGCGGCGCACCTTCGCCTTTGCGCAAGAGGTGCCCCGCGGCACGCCCCACGCGGTAGGCGAGTTCAGGGGTGAGTTCCTTGTTGGCAATGCCGCGGATCCCGTCCGTTCCAAAGTACCGCCCCACTCCGTTGACCTCCCTTGCGGAATCTCTTTTAGAATTCAGAGTACGTCGCTTTCCGTTGGGGTCGTCTCTTGCTTCACACCGTTCCTTCACCTCCCTCGGCGCCTCAGGGTACCGGGGTAGGGTTACTCGAAGAAGAGGCACCGGTCCTCCCGGAAGTGAGGATCACACCAATCCGATCGGGGACCACCTGTACGGCGGTGACCCACATCGCGTTCCCGAGGTCTACGCGGACGGGAACCTCGTGCACGGCTCCGTCCGCGGGAACCCCGGCAAGGGAGACGTACGCACGGATCGACCCTGGAGAAAGGTTGTCCAAAACGGAGGGAGCCCCGCGGATCGTCGCCACGACCTTTCCATCGAACCCTTCGCCCCAGCGAAACTCCGCGCCCTCCGGAACATCCTGCGTTTCTACCGGGAGCTCGAGCTTGCGTTCCTCTGCGGGGACCAGGCGAACGGTGACCGTGGCGGTTTGCGGAACCACGCGCTGGATTCCTGCGGGAAGGAGAATTTGCAGCGAACGGCTTACGCTGTCCTGGGCCCCCGAAACGTCCACCGGCGGGAGCACGAGTTCCGAAACCCCGCGCACGGCTTGTTCGCTCCCCAGGATGCGGACGCGCTGAGGGGTTACGCTTACGTCGGCCACCGCGAGTCCTTCCCGAGGCGACCCGCGAATTTGCGGGCGAAGCGGGACTTCGCCGTATGCCTCCGCAAAACCGACTCGAATTTTCACCTGATTGGGAAGGAGCACCACGGGAAGGCTCTTCCCTTGGGCGTCGTAAGCCGAAAGGTTCGCCGTGTACGTAAACTCTGGAGGTTTCACCGCGTCGAGGGTGAGAAACGCCTTGACGATCGCCACACGAGCGACGAGGCTTTCCGCACCACGGACGACCACGCGCGAAGGATCCGGCTGTACATCTAACACGTACGGCTTGGCGTCCCCCAGGATTTCTACGCTCACCGGAAATTCCTGCTCGACGACCTTTTCCAAGACGACTTCCACGCGCTCGGGGACCACCTTCCCCTCGACGCCTACGGGGACTCCTTCGAGGACGAGGGTG is a window encoding:
- a CDS encoding putative secreted protein associated with spyDAC yields the protein MERLLENNLFVRVLSVLLAFMLWLILRSETPPGGERVAVPPVTETIEREFRGLDIHPELHDPSVAILSIPTKADVVLRGPRVAVSGVLQESLRVVAPLQGLGPGRHEVTLVLEGVPVGVEGKVVPERVEVVLEKVVEQEFPVSVEILGDAKPYVLDVQPDPSRVVVRGAESLVARVAIVKAFLTLDAVKPPEFTYTANLSAYDAQGKSLPVVLLPNQVKIRVGFAEAYGEVPLRPQIRGSPREGLAVADVSVTPQRVRILGSEQAVRGVSELVLPPVDVSGAQDSVSRSLQILLPAGIQRVVPQTATVTVRLVPAEERKLELPVETQDVPEGAEFRWGEGFDGKVVATIRGAPSVLDNLSPGSIRAYVSLAGVPADGAVHEVPVRVDLGNAMWVTAVQVVPDRIGVILTSGRTGASSSSNPTPVP